A single genomic interval of Paracoccus aerodenitrificans harbors:
- a CDS encoding PIN domain-containing protein, producing the protein MSVEFADTNVVLYLLDDGPKADRAEVILGQGPRISVQVLNESLVNCRRKAGLGWEEAAAFLEGVRALCPVEDLTVQTHDVGRALAERYGFSIYDAMIVASALVAGCTTLWSEDMQDGLLVEGQLRIVNPFA; encoded by the coding sequence ATGAGCGTTGAGTTCGCGGACACGAATGTCGTTCTTTACCTGCTCGACGACGGCCCAAAGGCCGATCGCGCCGAGGTCATCCTGGGGCAGGGGCCCCGGATCAGCGTTCAGGTTCTAAACGAGTCACTGGTGAACTGCCGCCGCAAAGCTGGCCTCGGTTGGGAGGAAGCAGCGGCCTTTCTCGAAGGCGTGCGCGCCTTGTGTCCCGTCGAAGATCTCACCGTGCAGACCCATGACGTCGGCCGCGCTTTGGCGGAACGCTACGGCTTCTCGATCTACGACGCGATGATCGTGGCCAGCGCTTTGGTTGCGGGGTGTACCACGCTGTGGAGCGAGGACATGCAAGATGGCCTGCTGGTGGAAGGCCAGCTTCGCATCGTCAACCCCTTTGCATGA